One Takifugu rubripes chromosome 2, fTakRub1.2, whole genome shotgun sequence genomic region harbors:
- the LOC101064455 gene encoding polypyrimidine tract-binding protein 1: MDGRLDTDLYPLGSGYVAEIDGVHDISVGTKRGSDELFSSCISNGPYIMNSANGNDTKKFKGDVRSSGVPSRVVHVRKLPNDINEAEVIGLGLPFGKVTNLLMLKGKNQAFLELNSEECAQTMVNYYSSVTPYIRNHPIYMQYSTHKELKTDNSPNQVRAQAALQAVNALHGGGMGGMAIPTDPASIAGAAAQSPVLRVIVENLFYPVTLEVLHQIFSKFGTVLKIITFTKNNQFQALIQHVDSMTAQHAKLSLDGQNIYNACCTLRISFSKLTSLNVKYNNDKSRDYTRPDLPTADSQPSLDPQTMAAAFAAPGIISASPYGGAHAFPPAFAIQQTAGLSMPGIPTALASLGVSHGGMAAAAAAATRLGFTGLTPTAGHNVLLVSNLNPQSVTPHCLFILFGVYGDVMRVKILFNKKENALVQMSDGTQAQLAMSHLNGQRLHGREMRVTFSKHTTVQLPREGHEDQGLTKDYSNSPLHRFKKPGSKNYSNIFPPSATLHLSNIPPAVVEDDLKRLFASSGATVKAFKFFQKDHKMALIQMGSVEEAIDCLIKFHNHDLGENHHLRVSFSKSTI, translated from the exons aTGGACGG CCGCCTAGACACTGACTTGTACCCTCTGGGATCTGGCTACGTCGCTGAAATTGA CGGTGTCCATGATATATCAGTTGGCACAAAG AGGGGATCCGACGAACTGTTTTCTTCCTGCATATCCAACGGACCCTATATCATGAACTCAG CTAATGGCAACGACACAAAAAAATTCAAAGGTGACGTTCGCAGTTCTGGTGTTCCATCACGTGTGGTCCATGTCCGTAAGCTGCCCAATGACATAAATGAGGCTGAAGTGATCGGACTGGGACTTCCTTTCGGGAAGGTGACGAATCTGCTGATGCTAAAAGGGAAGAACCAG GCATTCCTGGAACTCAACAGTGAGGAGTGTGCTCAAACAATGGTGAATTACTACTCTTCCGTCACGCCCTACATCAGAAACCACCCCATTTACATGCAGTACTCCACTCACAAGGAGCTCAAGACCGACAACTCTCCCAACCAAGTG CGTGCTCAGGCAGCTCTGCAGGCAGTAAATGCTCTGCACGGAGGTGGGATGGGAGGCATGGCCATCCCCACAGACCCAGCTAGCATCGCAGGTGCAGCCGCTCAGAGCCCGGTCCTCAGAGTCATCGTGGAGAACCTCTTTTATCCTGTCACCCTAGAAGTTCTTCACCAG ATTTTCTCCAAGTTCGGGACTGTACTGAAGATCATCACCTTCACAAAGAACAACCAGTTCCAGGCTCTCATTCAACATGTGGACAGCATGACAGCCCAGCACGCCAAACTG TCACTGGACGGTCAGAACATCTACAACGCCTGCTGTACCCTGAGAATTAGCTTCTCCAAACTCACCAGCCTCAACGTCAAATACAACAATGACAAAAGCCGGGATTACACTCGCCCAGATCTGCCCACCGCAGACTCTCAGCCCTCCCTTGACCCCCAGACCATGGCAGCCGCATTCG ctgctccaggtaTAATCTCAGCCTCTCCTTATGGTGGCGCTCATGCGTTCCCGCCAGCCTTCGCCATCCAGCAGACTGCAG GGCTGTCCATGCCTGGGATTCCCACTGCCCTGGCGTCTCTGGGTGTGAGCCACGGTGGTATggccgctgctgcagcagccgccACCCGCCTCGGCTTCACGGGGCTCACTCCCACCGCAGGACACAACGTCCTGCTGGTGAGCAACCTCAACCCTCAG AGCGTTACGCCACACTGCCTCTTTATTCTTTTCG gcGTTTATGGAGATGTGATGAGAGTCAAGATCCTTTTCAATAAAAAGGAGAACGCGCTGGTCCAGATGTCTGATGGCACCCAGGCTCAGCTAG CTATGAGCCACCTGAACGGCCAACGCCTTCACGGAAGAGAAATGCGTGTGACGTTTTCAAAGCACACCACGGTGCAGCTGCCCAGAGAGGGCCACGAAGACCAGGGCCTCACAAAAGACTACAGCAACTCCCCGCTGCACCGCTTCAAGAAGCCAGGCTCCAAGAACTACTCCAACATCTTCCCCCCATCTGCGACGCTTCACCTCTCCAACATACC GCCTGCTGTGGTGGAGGATGACCTCAAGAGGCTCTTTGCCAGCTCAGGAGCCACCGTCAAGGCCTTCAAGTTCTTTCA GAAGGACCACAAGATGGCCCTGATCCAGATGGGCTCTGTTGAGGAGGCCATCGACTGCCTCATCAAATTCCACAACCACGACCTTGGAGAGAACCACCACCTTCGAGTgtccttctccaagtccaccaTCTGA
- the palm1b gene encoding paralemmin 1b yields MAEVSQEERLQAIAEKRKKQTEIENKRRQLDDDRRQLQHLKSKALRERWLLDGAPAEEETQRRLHEDEVKTKLLEQVILRLEQEIEELETGVLTNKGVAKENGGENGVVQNSCQTPKREVTGIEAKLLGPSPDQASADNPVTLVFMGYKTVEEEQETRTALGMEGVDGNVKAEFVVIEDGEGKDGGEAATAGQAPPNGSMAEKEKASGGGEEGEKEKEKKQTCKCCTVM; encoded by the exons ATGGCTGAGGTGTCACAAGAGGAGAGACTCCAGGCCATCGCT gagaagaggaagaaacagacAGAGATTGAAAACAAGAGGAGGCAGCTGGACGATGACCGACGGCAACTCCAGCATCTCAAG TCAAAGGCGCTGAGAGAGCGCTGGTTGTTGGACGGCGCTCCGGCGGAGGAGGAGACTCAGCGGCGTCTGCACGAGGATGAAGTCAAGACCAAACTGCTGGAGCAGGTGATCCTCAG gctggagcaggagatTGAAGAGCTGGAAACAGGCGTGCTGACCAATAAGGGTGTGGCCAAAGAAAATGGAG GTGAGAACGGAGTAGTGCAGAACTCCTGTCAGACCCCCAAGAGAGAAGTGACGGGCATCGAAGCCAAGCTGCTGGGGCCCAGTCCCGACCAGGCCAGCGCCGACAACCCGGTCACGCTGGTGTTCATGGGATACAagacggtggaggaggagcaggagacccGCACGGCGCTGGGGATGGAAGGGGTGGACGGCAACGTGAAGGCCGAGTTCGTGGTGATCGAGGACGGGGAGGGAAAGGACGGGGGCGAGGCGGCCACGGCGGGTCAGGCCCCCCCCAACGGGAGCATGGCGGAGAAGGAGAAAGCCAGCGGGGGCGGCGAggaaggggagaaggagaaggagaagaaacagACCTGCAAATGCTGCACGGTCATGTGA